From Micromonospora echinaurantiaca:
GGTTGCGCGGAGGGCGCGGAGGGCGGGTGTGGCGGTGGCGAGGTCGCCGACGCCGAGGGCGCGGAGGGTGAGGATCACGGGTAGCTGGTTTCTTGGTCGGCGCAGACGATCATTTCGCGGATGGCGCAGCCGGCGGGTTGGGTGAGGGCGAACATGATGGCGTTGGCGGTGTCGGCGGGGTCGTTGAGGTGGGCGTCGGGGCCGGGTTGGTAGGTGGGGTCGCGGTCGTCGAAGAAGGCGGTGCGCATGCCGCCGGGGATGAGCAGGGTGACGCTGATGGTGCCGGCGAGTTCGGCGGCGAGGGCGCGGGTGAAGCCGACGACGCCGAACTTGGCGGCGCAGTAGGCGGTGGCGTCGCTGACGGCCTTGATGCCGAGGGTGGAGGCGACGGTGACGATGGTGCCGCGGGAGGCCTGCAGGAACGGCAGCGCGGCGCGGACCACTGCGGCGGTGGCGAGCAGGTCGACGGTGACGATCCGGTCCCAGGTCTCGCCGGGGACGTCGGCGAGTTTGCCGGGGACGTCGATACCGGCCGCGGTGACCACCGCGTCCAGGCCACCGGAGCGTTCGGCCAACTGGCGGGTGGCGGCCTCGGCGGCCCGGGTGTCGGCCAGGTCGCACTCCACCCACGGCACCCCGTCCGCCGGCGGCCGCCGGTCCAGCACCAGCGGCCGGCCGCCGGCCCGCGCCACCGCGGTGACCACCGCCGCGCCCAGCCCGCTCGACCCGCCCGTGATCAGGACGGTCGGCCCGGCGCCGGGCGGCCCGCCGCTCACCGGGTCCCGTCCGACGAGGTCGGCCGGCGGGCGGACGTCCCGGTCGGCGGCACGGTGTCGGTGAGCCGCCGGTCCGGGCCGGGCGGTGGCGCACCGGCCGCTCCCGACGCCGGACCGGCCTCCGGCCCGTGCTCGGCGGCCGGATGCCCGGCCGAGGCGGCGCAGCAGGCGTCGCCGGACCGGCCACCGGTGGACCGGGCGGCGGCGATCATCGCGGTGGTGGAGCGGCCGTCCAGGTAGGGCACCACCACGGTGTGCCCACCCCAGCGACGCAGGATCTCCGCCTCCGGCAGCGCGGAGGTGTCCCCGGCGCCGGTGGCGTAGTCCCCGCCCTTGACCCAGATGTCCGGGCGCAGCCAGGACAGTGCCGCGTGCGGGGTCGCCTCGTCGAAGATCATCACCGCGTCGACGCAGCTCATCGCCGCCAGCAGCCGCGCTCGGTCGCCCTGCGGGATGACCGGCCGGTCCGGTCCCTTCAGGCCGCGCACGCTGGTGTCGGAGTTGAGGCAGACCACCAGGCAGTCGCCGAGCTGGCGGGCGGCCTGCAACGTCGCCACGTGACCGGCGTGCAGCAGGTCGAAGCACCCGCCGGTGGCCACCACGGTGCCGCCCGCCGCGCGGACCCGGGCGACCACGGTGGCGGCCGAGGTCACCCCGACCCCGTCGCCCGTGCTGATCACCGACACCGGCGCCGGACCGGCCGGCGGGGGCAGCGCGGTCGCCACTCCCCCGTTCGCCACGTACGCCGACGCCTCGCCGACCGCCTCCTGCACCGCCTCGGAGACCAGCGCGCCCCGGGCCAGCGCCAGGCTCGCGGTGGCCGCGAACCGGTCCCCGGCCCCGCAGGTGTCCCCCTCGGCGGCGGCCGGCGACGGCACCACCAACGGCGTCGACCCGGCGTGGCAGAGCAGCGCGCCGTCCCCGCCCAGGGTCACCGCCACCGCGCCGGCCCGCCAGCGCCGCCGCAGCCCCTGCGCGCCCCGGGACGCGGTGGCCAGCCGGGACGCCCCCGGCGGGATCGGCACCAGTTCCCGCACCTCCGCCTCGTTCGGGGTGGCCAGGTGCACTCCGGGCACCGCGGCCGGGCCCCGCGGGTGCGGGTCCCACACCACCGGCGCGCGGGTGGCGGCCAGCGCCGCGCGCAGCGCCGGCTGCCGGGCCACCCCCCGGCCGTAGTCGCTGACCAGCACGGCGGAGGCGGTGGCGAGCACCCGGAGCACCTCCTCGGACGGCTCGCCCGGCTCGCCGGGCCGACCGCCCCGGTCGTGGCGCAGCAGCACCCGACCGCGGGCCCGCAGCCGGATCTTCTCGGGCGTGGCGCCGGCCAGCCGCAGCGGGTACACCTGCACGCCGGCGGCGGTGAGCAGCGAACTCAGCCGGGCGCCCCCGGCGTCGTCGGCCAGCGCGGTGACCAGCACCACCTCCGCGCCCTGAGCGGCGGCGAAGACCGCGGCCAGGCCGGCGCCGCCGGGTCGGTCGACGTACCCGGTCTCGTCCAGCACCGGCACCGGAGAGTCCGGACAGAGCCGGTTCACCACCCCCTCGACGTCCCGGTCGAGCAGGGTGTCACCGACCACCACCACGGGTCCCGCCACGCTTGCCCCCCTCACGCCTCGACCTGTCCGCCGTCGAGCACCACCTCGACCCCGGTCCGCACCGGCCGTCCGGAGCGGGTGTGCCCGGTGGGCGCCCGGCGCCGGTTCGCCGGCGCGGCGAGCACGGCCGGCAGCGCCTGCTCGACGTACTCGCAGAGCAGGTGGGTGGAGACGAGGTGGAGTTCCTGGACGACCTGGCTGTCGGGTGAGGGGACGGCGAGGACGTCGTCGCAGAGGTCGGCGAGGGGGTTGGGGGTGGGGCCGGTGAAGGCCCAGCAGCGTAGGCCGGTGTCGTGGGCGGCGTGGGCGGCGGTGAGGAGGTTGGTGCTGGTGCCGCTGGTGGTCAGCAGGAGGAGGATGTCGTCGGGTCGGCCGTGGGCGCGGACTTGGCGGGCGAAGATTTCGTCGTAGCCGTAGTCGTTGCCGATGGCGGTGAGGGCGCTGGTTTCGGCGTGCAGGGCGATGGCGGACAGGGGTTGGCGGTCGTCGTGGAGTTTGCCGACGAGTTCGGCGGTGAGGTGTTGGGCTTCGGCGGCGCTGCCGCCGTTGCCGGCCACCAGCAGCCGACCGCCGTCCACCAGCCGGCGGGCCAGGGTCTCACCCCACCGGGCCAGCAACTGTTCGCACTCCCGGTACGGCAGCAGCGCCGCGGCCAGGTTCGCCAGGTGGGCGTCGAGCAGGGTGCCCGCCGTCATCAGGCCACCACCCCGGTGGGCCGGCGCACCGCGGCCACCTCGGCGTAGACCTCGGCGAGCCGTTCCGCGGTCGCCGCCCAGGAGTAGCGCCGCCGGGCCCGTTCGAGCGCCGCCGTGGCGTACGCGAACCGGCGGATCCGGTCGTCGAGCAGGCGTTGCAGCGCGGTGCCGAGCGCCCGCGGGTCCCGGGCCGGCACCAGGTCCCCGGTGACCCCGTCGACCACGGTGTCCTTGATGCCGCCCACGGCGGTGCCGACCACCGGCACCCCGCAGGCCATCGCCTCCAGCGGGGTGAGCCCGAACGGCTCGTACCAGGGGGCGGCCACCAGCACGTCGGCCGACCGGTACCAGCGGCCCATCTCCTCCCGGGGCACCGCGCCGACCAGGCGGACCCGGTCGGCCACCCCGCAGGTGCCGGCGAGCGCCCGCAGCCGGCGGGCGTACGGGTCGGTCTCCAGCAGGCCGGCCGGTGGGCCGCCCACCACCACGCACTCGGCGTCCGGCACCAGCGCCATCGCCCGGATCACGGTCTGGAAGCCCTTGCGCTCCACCAGCCGGCCGACGGTGAGGATCCGCGGCCGGCCCGGCTCGCGGTCGGCGACCGGGCCGAGCGGGGCGAAGGTGCCCAGGTTGACCCCGGACGGGATGACCGTCATCCGGGACCGGGGCACCCCCATCCGGACCAGTTCGCCGACCTCGTCCTGGCACTGCGCGATGACCCGGTCGACGGAGCCGCCCAGTTCCCGCTCGTACGCCACCCGCCGGGCTGGGCTGGTGTCCTGCACGCCCTGGTAGCGCCGCTTCACCGTGCCGAGCGCGTGGTAGGTCTGCACCACCGGCACGCCGGTCTGGTGGCTGGCGGCCAGCGCGGCGAGGCCACTCATCCAGAAGTGCGCGTGGATCACCTCGGGCGCCCAGTCGTCCCCCCGCCAGCGCTGCACCAGCCAGCGGCTGAAGTCCTTCATGTGCGGCAGCAGCGCGTCCTTGGCCACCGGTTCGGCCGGCCCGGCCGGCACGTGCACCACGTCGTAGCCGTCCGGGCTGCGTACCGTCACCGGCAGGTCGACCGCGTCGCGGCGGGTGTAGACCCGCACGTCGTGCCCGGCGGCGGCGAGCGCCGCGGAGAGTTCGGCGACGTGCGTGTTCTGGCCACCGGCGTCCTCGCCGCCGAGGATGGCGAGCGGGCTGGCGTGCTCCGAGATCATCGCGATGCGCATACTTCCTCCTCCAGCAGCCGGTCCCAGTCGGCGAGGAAACGGTCGAGGCCGTAGCGGTCCCGCGCGGCCAGCCGGGCCTCGGCGCCCGCCCGGCGCGCCTCCGCCGGCTCCGCCATGAACCGGCGGGCGGCGTCCAGCAGGACGTCGACCCGGGTGGACAGCGCACCGGCTCCCGGTGGCACCGCCATCACCGCCTCGGTGGTGGCCAGCGCGACGACCGGCATGCCGATCGCCATCGCCTCGATCAGGCTCAGCCCGAGCGAGGTCCACCGGCACAGGTGCAGGTACGCGCGCCGCCGGGCCAGCTCGGTGTGCATCCGGGCCTGCGGCACGTCGTCGTGGACGGTGACCCGGTCGCCGGGCAGGCCCAGCCGGTCGGGCAGCCCGGCCACCCCCATGCCGAAGACGTCCAGCGGAGCGATCTCGGCGAACCGGGGCAGCAGGTCGGTGCCGGTGACCCGCCAGCGGCGCACCGGCTCGTTGATCACCACGGCGAGCCGGTCCAGCTCGCCGGTGTACTCCACCGTCGGGGCCACGATGCCGTGGTCCACCACGGTGGTCCGGGTCGCGCCGGTGTCCCAGAACAGCTCGTTGAACCCGGTCACGTGGGCGATGAGCAGGTCGTCGCGGTCGGCCATCGGGTGCCGGCTGTTGGGCACCTGGCCGTCCTTGGGGGTGTTGTGTTCGACGTAGATGGCGGGCAGGTCGCGGCCGGGTCGGCGGCCGAGCCATTGGGTGGCGAGGTCGAGTTCCTCGGGGCGTTGCAGGATGACCAGGTCGACGTCGGTGGTGGCGAGGTGGTCGGGGGTGACCTCGACGGCGGTGTCGGGCCAGGGGTAGGTGCGGGCGCGGCCGAGGCCGTAGGGGCCGCGGTCGGGGGTGACCGGGATCAGGTAGTGGTGCTTGCCGTGCACGAAGGAGGTGGTCCAGGAGCCGTGCACGTGCCACAGCAGGACGTTCATCGGCCGCTCCCGCCGGCGACGCCGACCGGTGCCGTGCCGGCCCGCGCGGGTGGCGGCCGACCGTCCGTTCCGGTCCGTGCGTCCGGCCGTCCCGCCGGGCGTACGCCGAGCAGCCGCAGCGCGTCGAGGACCTGCTCCGGCCGGAGCCCGCTGAGGCAGGGGTGGCCGAGGACCGGGCAGCGGGCGGCCCGGGTGTCCCGGCAGGCGGCGGTGGCGTCGCCGAGCCGGACGGTGGGCACCCGCCACGGGCCCCACTGTCCGAACGGGACGGTCGGTGCGAAGAGGCTCACCACCGGCGTGCCGAACGCGGCCGCCAGGTGCGCCGGCCCGGTGTTCCCGACCACCAGGGCCCCGGCCCGGGCCACCACGGTGGCGAGTTCGGCCAGCTCGGTCCGCCCGCCGAGGTCGACCGCCCCGGCGGCGGCGACCCGGGCGGTCAGCTCGGTCTCGTCCGGCCCGCCGGTGACCACCACCCGGTGACCGGCGGCGACCAGCGTCGAGGCGATCCGCTCGGCCAGTTCCGGCGGGCAGCCCCGGGCCTGCGCGGCCGAGCCGGGGTGCAGCAGCACGTAGCCCGGATCGCCGAGCCCCGCCGGGGGCGGTGGCAGCGCGTCCGGGCGGAGGCGGAGGGTGGGTTCGTCGTCGGTGAGGGCGTAACCCGCGGCGGCGGCGAGGGAGAGCGCGCGTTCCGGTTCGGGTATCCCGACCGGGACCCGGTGTCGGATGTCGAGGAGGCTGCCGGGGTAGTCGTCGCTGATCGCGGCGATCCGTGGCACGCCGGCCATGCGTAGCAGCAGGGCCAGGGGCAGCGGGGACTGATGGAAACTGGTGAAGATCACCGCCTCGTCCGCGCCGACGGCCGCCAGCCGACCGACCAACTCCCGCATGGCGGTGGGGTCGACCGGGTCGGGAGTGGCCTCGATCCAGGGCAGCGGATGCTCGATGATCTCGTCGACCCCGGGCAGCAACTGCGCCGCCGCGCGTCCGCGGGGCCCGCACAGCAGCACCACCCGGTCCGCGCCGGCCGCGACCGCCCGGATCCCCGGCCCGGTGACCAGCACATCACCAGCGGAATCCGACCGCACCACCAGCACCGTCCGCCCACGCCCCGACCGACCCGCCCCACCCACGCTCACCACGGAGGACGACTCCCGATACCCGGCCGGGTCGACCGCGGCCTGCCGGGACAGGATCAACTCCACCGCCGCCGGCAGATCCACCGCCACCTGCGGCGCCGCCGCCACCTCCTCCGGCCGCGTCACCGGCGTCGGCACGAGAATGCCCGACGCCCCCGCCGCCAACGCCGCCGAGATGTCCCGCCCGATGTCCCCGACCACCACACACCGCGCCGGCGTCGTCCCCAACTCCCGCGCCGCCGCCCACACCAACCCCGGCAACGGCTTGCGACACCCACAC
This genomic window contains:
- a CDS encoding SDR family oxidoreductase produces the protein MSGGPPGAGPTVLITGGSSGLGAAVVTAVARAGGRPLVLDRRPPADGVPWVECDLADTRAAEAATRQLAERSGGLDAVVTAAGIDVPGKLADVPGETWDRIVTVDLLATAAVVRAALPFLQASRGTIVTVASTLGIKAVSDATAYCAAKFGVVGFTRALAAELAGTISVTLLIPGGMRTAFFDDRDPTYQPGPDAHLNDPADTANAIMFALTQPAGCAIREMIVCADQETSYP
- a CDS encoding D-sedoheptulose-7-phosphate isomerase; protein product: MTAGTLLDAHLANLAAALLPYRECEQLLARWGETLARRLVDGGRLLVAGNGGSAAEAQHLTAELVGKLHDDRQPLSAIALHAETSALTAIGNDYGYDEIFARQVRAHGRPDDILLLLTTSGTSTNLLTAAHAAHDTGLRCWAFTGPTPNPLADLCDDVLAVPSPDSQVVQELHLVSTHLLCEYVEQALPAVLAAPANRRRAPTGHTRSGRPVRTGVEVVLDGGQVEA
- a CDS encoding glycosyltransferase, yielding MRIAMISEHASPLAILGGEDAGGQNTHVAELSAALAAAGHDVRVYTRRDAVDLPVTVRSPDGYDVVHVPAGPAEPVAKDALLPHMKDFSRWLVQRWRGDDWAPEVIHAHFWMSGLAALAASHQTGVPVVQTYHALGTVKRRYQGVQDTSPARRVAYERELGGSVDRVIAQCQDEVGELVRMGVPRSRMTVIPSGVNLGTFAPLGPVADREPGRPRILTVGRLVERKGFQTVIRAMALVPDAECVVVGGPPAGLLETDPYARRLRALAGTCGVADRVRLVGAVPREEMGRWYRSADVLVAAPWYEPFGLTPLEAMACGVPVVGTAVGGIKDTVVDGVTGDLVPARDPRALGTALQRLLDDRIRRFAYATAALERARRRYSWAATAERLAEVYAEVAAVRRPTGVVA
- a CDS encoding glycosyltransferase family protein, translating into MNVLLWHVHGSWTTSFVHGKHHYLIPVTPDRGPYGLGRARTYPWPDTAVEVTPDHLATTDVDLVILQRPEELDLATQWLGRRPGRDLPAIYVEHNTPKDGQVPNSRHPMADRDDLLIAHVTGFNELFWDTGATRTTVVDHGIVAPTVEYTGELDRLAVVINEPVRRWRVTGTDLLPRFAEIAPLDVFGMGVAGLPDRLGLPGDRVTVHDDVPQARMHTELARRRAYLHLCRWTSLGLSLIEAMAIGMPVVALATTEAVMAVPPGAGALSTRVDVLLDAARRFMAEPAEARRAGAEARLAARDRYGLDRFLADWDRLLEEEVCASR
- a CDS encoding HAD-IIIA family hydrolase — translated: MFTPRGAGNPPAVRQDQVEPDQRRSAGVNAGADRSGPVLFDAVLLDRDGTLVEDVPFNGDPEKVRPVPGARVALDRLRAAGLRLAVVTNQSGLARGFFTEAQMRAVHARVEALVGSFDAWLVCPHDDGDGCGCRKPLPGLVWAAARELGTTPARCVVVGDIGRDISAALAAGASGILVPTPVTRPEEVAAAPQVAVDLPAAVELILSRQAAVDPAGYRESSSVVSVGGAGRSGRGRTVLVVRSDSAGDVLVTGPGIRAVAAGADRVVLLCGPRGRAAAQLLPGVDEIIEHPLPWIEATPDPVDPTAMRELVGRLAAVGADEAVIFTSFHQSPLPLALLLRMAGVPRIAAISDDYPGSLLDIRHRVPVGIPEPERALSLAAAAGYALTDDEPTLRLRPDALPPPPAGLGDPGYVLLHPGSAAQARGCPPELAERIASTLVAAGHRVVVTGGPDETELTARVAAAGAVDLGGRTELAELATVVARAGALVVGNTGPAHLAAAFGTPVVSLFAPTVPFGQWGPWRVPTVRLGDATAACRDTRAARCPVLGHPCLSGLRPEQVLDALRLLGVRPAGRPDARTGTDGRPPPARAGTAPVGVAGGSGR